From Sphaerochaeta sp., a single genomic window includes:
- a CDS encoding GGDEF domain-containing protein yields the protein MGWLALNGYSFVSLVVLLLLNHRYHEPLSNRRRSFTAMAVLLMALTVADSFARLGSTPGYPILFAEVGNFLTYGFDPLIVFLWMRYLGNWIEISEAQKKRWMFPVLLFVLLNFLILLLSQVTGWYYWFDTQGRYHRGPGFGLRAILFITTMVYSEVYVLTQRGKISGRYIPTLVVFSLVPLLCGILQALIYGFALEYAGTTMSLVVIYVFLQDRDVNIDYLTGAFNRRKLDFTLQELVRERKRFAEIMIDLDHFKRINDTYGHAAGDAALQDTMRILLRCFPKNALIARYGGDEFCVFLPSMTSAELDGKLLLLDVTVADFNAESGLEYALTFSIGVGVYDPDSAMSAEAFQKMVDGRLYQNKQERMMVREDISRPMHLA from the coding sequence ATGGGGTGGTTGGCATTGAATGGGTACTCGTTCGTCTCACTGGTGGTCCTTCTGCTGCTCAACCACCGGTATCACGAACCCCTCTCCAATCGCCGCCGTTCCTTTACCGCCATGGCCGTCTTGCTGATGGCTCTTACCGTCGCTGATTCTTTCGCCCGGCTTGGTTCGACGCCGGGGTATCCGATTCTCTTTGCGGAAGTGGGGAATTTCCTTACCTATGGGTTTGATCCGTTGATCGTCTTTTTGTGGATGCGGTACCTGGGCAATTGGATTGAGATCAGCGAAGCGCAGAAGAAGCGTTGGATGTTTCCCGTTCTGCTGTTCGTCCTCCTGAACTTCCTCATTTTGCTCCTGTCCCAAGTGACGGGATGGTACTATTGGTTTGACACCCAGGGGCGGTACCATCGCGGTCCCGGTTTTGGCCTTCGGGCTATCCTCTTCATCACCACGATGGTTTATTCCGAAGTATACGTTCTCACCCAGAGGGGGAAGATCAGCGGCAGATACATCCCGACACTGGTGGTGTTTTCCCTGGTCCCGCTGCTCTGTGGAATTCTCCAGGCGCTGATCTACGGATTCGCGCTGGAATACGCCGGAACCACCATGTCTCTTGTTGTCATCTATGTGTTTCTGCAGGATCGGGACGTCAACATCGACTACCTTACCGGAGCGTTCAACCGCAGAAAACTGGACTTCACGTTGCAGGAACTGGTCAGGGAACGGAAACGGTTCGCGGAGATCATGATCGACCTGGACCATTTCAAACGAATCAACGACACCTATGGACATGCCGCCGGGGACGCGGCACTCCAGGATACCATGCGCATCCTGCTTCGGTGCTTTCCCAAGAATGCCCTGATCGCCCGCTATGGCGGAGATGAGTTCTGTGTGTTCCTGCCATCCATGACATCGGCTGAACTGGATGGGAAATTGTTGCTGCTTGACGTGACCGTCGCTGATTTCAACGCGGAAAGCGGGCTGGAATACGCCCTCACGTTCAGCATCGGGGTAGGCGTGTATGATCCGGATTCCGCCATGAGCGCCGAAGCGTTCCAGAAGATGGTGGATGGCCGGTTGTACCAGAACAAGCAGGAGCGGATGATGGTGCGTGAAGATATCTCAAGACCTATGCATTTGGCGTAA
- a CDS encoding esterase family protein produces the protein MACMLVDFASETLKRNVGFVAYLPTDMGKEGPLRSLYLLHGLHGDMTSWLVNSRVAFYAREKGICLFLPNGENMFYADSAITGNRYGTFVSQELVSFTRKTFPLSMRREDTFIGGLSMGGFGAITNGLRHPETFGGVIGLSSALIKQRVLSSTNPSSDGKFSRTEYQAMFGLEDIRSFSGSENDYDALAENVAGNTEKPRFFLACGTEDALFPPNEQFRKKLQGLGYDVTWSQGPGAHTWDYWERLILPAIQWM, from the coding sequence ATGGCCTGCATGCTGGTTGATTTCGCGTCTGAGACGCTGAAACGGAATGTCGGATTTGTGGCGTATCTGCCGACGGATATGGGAAAGGAAGGGCCGCTGCGCAGCCTGTATCTGCTCCACGGACTCCACGGGGACATGACCAGCTGGCTGGTCAACTCCCGGGTCGCGTTCTATGCCCGGGAGAAAGGGATCTGCCTGTTTCTTCCCAATGGGGAGAACATGTTCTATGCGGACAGTGCCATCACCGGGAACCGGTACGGTACCTTCGTCAGCCAGGAACTGGTATCGTTCACCCGAAAGACGTTTCCTCTCTCGATGCGGCGTGAGGATACCTTCATCGGGGGACTATCCATGGGAGGCTTCGGAGCCATTACCAACGGACTGCGCCATCCCGAAACCTTCGGTGGGGTGATCGGGCTCTCCTCGGCGCTGATCAAACAGCGGGTGCTTTCCTCAACAAATCCTTCGTCTGACGGAAAATTCAGCAGGACGGAATATCAGGCGATGTTTGGTCTGGAGGATATCCGCTCGTTTTCCGGTTCGGAGAACGACTACGATGCATTGGCGGAAAACGTGGCGGGAAACACGGAAAAACCGAGGTTTTTCCTTGCCTGCGGGACAGAAGACGCATTGTTCCCGCCGAACGAACAATTTCGGAAAAAGCTGCAAGGATTGGGCTATGATGTGACCTGGTCCCAGGGGCCGGGAGCGCATACCTGGGACTACTGGGAACGGTTGATTCTGCCTGCCATCCAGTGGATGTAA
- a CDS encoding NFACT family protein: MSLNWKEFGLLLSELPLEGSSIQAVVQHDFHCLSWQMYRPDVGRWILYTEVGTPNARMHLLSSPIAATQGMKTLKLQRFVQFCRRHVEGSLVKSAHQVPFDRMIILDLDNHGVLMHLYFRFYSGSQANIIVTDQDNIILDLLFRRPGRDEISGKPLVLPPVKEAPEKEFTIRPRTEGSFNRQIEQEYGEKSNEESLDSLTQRVIQRRDRELKRLETTVQNLAAKARENARYGTYKLYGDLLSCNSSMITPGSSSVTVDDYTTGKPCTIALDPRLSFNGNIQAYYERYQKAKGTWENSKAEYENAQAKLQAETERYKKLLEPTEDPKVMIRRLQKELSELTADKPTEKEIPWPAVQKRFILPDRRPERQRK, translated from the coding sequence ATGTCACTGAATTGGAAAGAATTTGGATTGCTGCTCTCCGAGTTGCCGCTGGAAGGATCCTCCATCCAGGCGGTGGTGCAGCATGATTTCCACTGCCTGAGCTGGCAGATGTACCGACCGGATGTCGGACGGTGGATCCTGTACACCGAAGTCGGGACCCCCAACGCACGCATGCACCTGCTCTCCAGTCCCATCGCCGCCACCCAAGGAATGAAAACGCTCAAGCTGCAACGGTTCGTCCAGTTCTGCCGGCGCCACGTGGAAGGCTCGCTGGTGAAGAGCGCCCATCAGGTGCCGTTCGACCGGATGATCATCCTGGATCTGGACAACCATGGGGTTCTGATGCACCTGTATTTCCGGTTTTACAGCGGCAGCCAGGCGAACATCATCGTCACCGACCAGGACAACATCATCTTGGACCTGCTGTTCCGTCGTCCGGGGCGGGATGAGATCAGCGGAAAGCCGTTGGTCCTTCCTCCGGTGAAGGAGGCTCCGGAAAAGGAGTTCACCATCCGTCCACGGACAGAGGGCTCGTTCAACCGCCAGATCGAACAGGAATATGGGGAAAAGAGCAACGAGGAATCCCTGGATAGCCTGACGCAACGGGTCATCCAACGACGGGACAGGGAACTGAAACGGCTCGAGACCACCGTCCAGAACCTTGCCGCAAAAGCCAGGGAAAACGCCCGCTACGGCACGTACAAACTGTATGGCGATCTCCTGTCCTGCAATAGTTCCATGATCACTCCCGGCTCCTCTTCCGTCACGGTGGATGACTACACCACCGGAAAACCCTGCACCATCGCGCTGGATCCCCGCCTCTCTTTCAACGGGAACATCCAGGCGTACTACGAACGGTACCAGAAAGCGAAAGGGACCTGGGAGAACAGCAAGGCCGAATATGAGAACGCCCAGGCAAAACTCCAGGCGGAGACGGAACGGTACAAGAAACTGCTGGAACCAACGGAGGACCCCAAGGTGATGATCCGCCGCCTGCAGAAGGAACTCTCCGAACTGACGGCGGACAAGCCGACGGAAAAGGAAATTCCCTGGCCTGCAGTTCAAAAGCGGTTCATTCTCCCTGATCGTCGGCCGGAGCGCCAAAGAAAATGA
- a CDS encoding NFACT RNA binding domain-containing protein produces MVGRSAKENDELLRHFVKGYDWWMHTRDYPGGYVFIKGMKGKSVPLDVLLDAANLAVVFSKAKGQKHVDLYYTQVKYLRRAKDGPLGLVLPTQEKNFPVTVDDTRLKRVLSTGEDAHA; encoded by the coding sequence ATCGTCGGCCGGAGCGCCAAAGAAAATGATGAACTCCTCCGCCACTTTGTCAAAGGATACGATTGGTGGATGCATACCCGGGACTACCCCGGAGGCTACGTGTTCATCAAAGGAATGAAGGGAAAGAGCGTCCCCCTGGATGTCCTGCTGGACGCGGCGAACCTCGCCGTGGTGTTCAGCAAGGCGAAGGGACAGAAGCATGTCGACCTGTACTACACCCAGGTGAAGTACCTCCGCAGGGCCAAAGACGGCCCGTTGGGGCTGGTGCTTCCCACCCAGGAAAAAAACTTTCCCGTAACCGTGGACGATACCCGTCTGAAACGAGTACTTTCTACAGGAGAGGATGCGCATGCATGA
- the amrB gene encoding AmmeMemoRadiSam system protein B — MRMHEGNFSLIFYPQTLEGPRPDDGKPSFPMALLLPHAAYQWVGKELEEAYHRVGGSNPDRVVILAPLHQDRRPSMQDHWLFAPSDVGIRMGSMTASYETSLIQSVIFPLSPDHPDG, encoded by the coding sequence ATGCGCATGCATGAGGGCAATTTTTCATTGATCTTCTATCCACAGACGTTGGAGGGACCTCGTCCTGATGACGGGAAACCGAGCTTCCCGATGGCGTTGCTCCTTCCCCATGCAGCCTATCAATGGGTCGGGAAGGAACTGGAAGAGGCGTACCACCGGGTTGGTGGCTCAAACCCCGACCGCGTCGTCATTTTGGCGCCCCTGCATCAGGACAGACGCCCGTCGATGCAGGACCATTGGCTGTTTGCCCCTTCCGATGTTGGCATCCGCATGGGGAGCATGACGGCTTCCTACGAAACTTCATTGATCCAATCGGTAATCTTCCCGCTTTCCCCAGACCATCCAGACGGATGA
- the miaA gene encoding tRNA (adenosine(37)-N6)-dimethylallyltransferase MiaA: MVKSPSPHPTSSNPFSKLVFLFGPTGVGKTSLLLSLDPSRFSVVNADSIQVYRGLDIGSAKATEEERQRIPHYLVDVEDPWNQFTVARFIQLADAACRDIASQGKIPVICGGTAFYFKHFLYGLSQAPASDPVVRERVFRQVEEKGLEWAYRRLSEVDPKSAARIKEHDSYRITRALEVWEVSGKPLSSFEPSSTPRYGMHPLCIGLCRDNEELYQRITERVDEMFRQGLLEEVRSLAANGANAEWPGMQGIGYREFFDAMRSGEDSLSSLKGKIIRDSRLYAKRQMTFFRSFAEVSWISPTERERFVRLLNAYLA, from the coding sequence ATGGTGAAATCTCCTTCACCCCATCCAACCAGCAGTAATCCGTTTTCCAAACTCGTCTTTCTGTTCGGCCCCACCGGGGTCGGGAAGACGAGTCTTCTTTTGTCGCTGGATCCTTCCCGTTTTTCCGTGGTGAACGCCGATTCCATCCAAGTGTATCGTGGATTGGACATCGGCTCGGCAAAGGCAACGGAGGAGGAACGACAGCGGATCCCCCATTATCTGGTGGATGTAGAGGACCCGTGGAACCAGTTCACCGTTGCCCGTTTCATCCAGCTGGCCGACGCGGCATGCCGTGACATCGCGTCCCAAGGCAAAATCCCCGTCATCTGTGGCGGAACGGCATTCTATTTCAAGCATTTCCTGTATGGGCTCTCCCAGGCGCCGGCAAGTGATCCGGTGGTGCGGGAGCGTGTGTTCCGTCAGGTGGAGGAAAAAGGGCTGGAGTGGGCCTATCGGCGCCTCTCCGAGGTGGACCCGAAGAGCGCGGCACGGATCAAGGAACATGACTCCTATCGCATCACCCGCGCCCTGGAAGTGTGGGAGGTCAGTGGGAAACCGCTTTCTTCCTTCGAGCCGTCCAGCACCCCACGGTACGGAATGCATCCCCTGTGCATCGGACTGTGCCGTGACAATGAGGAGCTGTACCAGCGGATCACCGAACGAGTGGATGAGATGTTTCGCCAGGGATTGCTGGAAGAGGTTCGCTCCCTGGCCGCAAACGGAGCCAATGCCGAGTGGCCTGGCATGCAGGGCATCGGATACCGGGAATTCTTCGACGCGATGCGCTCCGGGGAAGATTCACTTTCTTCATTGAAAGGAAAGATCATCCGGGACAGCCGGTTGTACGCCAAGCGGCAGATGACCTTCTTCCGAAGTTTCGCCGAAGTCTCCTGGATATCCCCTACTGAGCGGGAACGGTTTGTCCGGCTGTTGAACGCGTATTTGGCGTAA
- a CDS encoding AAA family ATPase, whose product MRIAISGKSGCGNTTVTTLVSKALGYPMINFTFRNLSKERGIEFWDFCRLAEQSDEPDREVDSRQVRMALSQKDCVLGSRLAIWMLKEADLKVYLTATTEERARRVQKREGGTFEQRLRETTQRDAHDSARYERLYGIDNNDTSVADLVIDTTDKSAEDVAKIIIEKATSMSA is encoded by the coding sequence ATGAGGATCGCCATCAGTGGAAAGAGCGGATGCGGCAACACCACGGTGACCACGCTGGTCAGCAAGGCGTTGGGCTATCCGATGATCAACTTTACCTTCCGCAATCTCAGCAAGGAACGGGGCATTGAGTTCTGGGATTTCTGCCGTCTGGCCGAACAGAGTGATGAACCGGACCGTGAGGTGGACAGCCGGCAGGTGCGCATGGCCCTCAGCCAGAAAGATTGCGTTCTTGGTTCCCGTCTGGCCATCTGGATGCTGAAGGAAGCCGACCTGAAGGTCTACCTTACGGCGACCACCGAAGAGCGCGCCCGGCGGGTGCAGAAACGGGAAGGGGGGACGTTCGAGCAACGGCTTCGCGAGACCACCCAGCGGGACGCCCATGACAGCGCCCGCTACGAGCGGTTGTATGGCATTGACAACAATGACACCTCCGTGGCCGACCTGGTGATCGACACGACGGACAAGAGCGCAGAGGACGTCGCCAAGATCATCATCGAAAAAGCCACGTCAATGTCTGCATAG
- a CDS encoding YicC family protein yields MKSMTGYGQATVSTESFQLAVEVKSYNNRYLDIEHTMPFYLAPFEIDLDKAIEQVSSRGHVEVTVRVKNLRSDLQIMVDKDAVQRYTDAFGQISTFSGKALKPTLADYLSAEGVVTNLREDDSERYRKPLFQALQTALEQFSASKIREGESTKKDLVRLGGQVKEGLAVIQQHAAELEALIKQNLIQRIHEMLGDQNYDENRILTEVAVMLVRFSVNEEVKRLETHLKAYDHLLELDEPVGKRLDFLCQEMNREINTIGSKSQIADMNLQVVRMKDGLENIREQIRNIE; encoded by the coding sequence ATGAAAAGCATGACAGGCTATGGACAGGCGACGGTGAGCACCGAATCCTTCCAGTTGGCCGTTGAAGTGAAATCGTACAATAACCGATATCTGGATATCGAACACACCATGCCGTTTTATCTGGCACCGTTTGAGATCGATCTGGACAAGGCGATCGAACAGGTATCGTCCCGGGGTCATGTCGAGGTGACCGTCCGGGTGAAGAACCTCCGCAGCGACTTGCAGATCATGGTGGACAAGGACGCCGTACAGCGATACACCGACGCGTTCGGCCAGATCTCCACGTTCAGCGGAAAAGCGTTGAAACCGACGTTGGCCGATTATCTTTCCGCCGAAGGGGTGGTGACCAACCTTCGGGAGGACGACAGCGAACGGTACCGCAAACCCCTGTTCCAGGCGTTGCAGACGGCGCTGGAGCAATTCTCCGCGTCAAAGATCCGCGAAGGGGAGAGCACCAAGAAGGACTTGGTCCGCCTGGGAGGCCAGGTGAAGGAAGGCCTTGCCGTCATCCAGCAGCATGCCGCCGAACTGGAAGCGTTGATCAAGCAGAATCTGATCCAGCGGATTCATGAGATGCTGGGGGATCAGAACTACGACGAAAACCGCATCCTCACCGAAGTGGCCGTCATGCTGGTCCGCTTCTCGGTCAATGAGGAGGTCAAGCGCCTTGAGACCCATCTGAAGGCGTACGACCATCTGTTGGAACTGGATGAGCCGGTGGGCAAACGGTTGGATTTCCTCTGCCAGGAGATGAACCGGGAGATCAACACGATCGGCAGCAAGAGCCAGATCGCCGACATGAACCTGCAGGTGGTGCGGATGAAGGACGGATTGGAAAACATCCGTGAGCAGATAAGGAACATCGAATGA
- a CDS encoding Mur ligase domain-containing protein: MTSYYLVGIKGTGMASLAVLLSEMGDAVRGCDTAEVFSTDALLAKNHIPVDVGFDASLLPLDCQRVIYSSAYPLSTPVLAEAQRRGRYVASYNEFLAHLTRERDSYVVAGTHGKTTTTAATSFLLSRGRRTAYPFFSVYGSNLVGRETMVCQGTDAFLLEGCEYRDHFLTYRTRGALVTTVEWDHPDYFPDEKAVEESFQKFVLSIQPGGFCILCMDGKHTRRLAGLLAEQRPDVRVIPYGFSERGMFRIRNGVEPGTYTLDLIPTPFHLPLSGPAWADDLVGAALLATAMLLDAKDVRLYLPDDALLTDEVFPSVFSSMLSDLSAFPGTIGRMEVTGEEGGVTYLDDYAHHPTQIRMVLESLRETYPKRHVLVVFRPHTASRTKALFSPFVASLSLADKVIVQNTYASARNDADDRGGDSAKDLAKALQERMLTHYHIPLQAVIFVENDDQAVDVASGWLLDGDLCVTMGAGNNRFLSERIREQRRKG, translated from the coding sequence ATGACATCGTATTATCTGGTGGGCATCAAAGGCACCGGCATGGCCAGCCTGGCCGTTCTTCTCTCGGAAATGGGGGATGCGGTACGGGGGTGTGATACCGCCGAGGTGTTTTCCACCGATGCGTTGCTTGCCAAAAACCACATCCCGGTGGATGTCGGTTTTGACGCATCCCTGCTTCCCCTCGACTGTCAGCGTGTCATCTACAGCAGCGCCTATCCCCTGAGCACCCCGGTGCTTGCAGAAGCTCAGCGGCGGGGGAGGTATGTTGCCTCGTACAATGAATTTCTGGCTCATCTCACTCGAGAGCGGGACAGCTACGTGGTCGCCGGCACCCATGGCAAGACCACGACGACCGCCGCGACGAGTTTTCTGCTCTCTCGGGGAAGGCGTACGGCGTATCCCTTCTTCAGCGTGTACGGTTCCAATCTGGTCGGACGGGAGACAATGGTGTGCCAGGGAACGGACGCGTTCCTGCTGGAAGGATGCGAGTACCGGGATCATTTCCTGACCTATCGTACCCGTGGTGCGTTGGTCACCACGGTGGAATGGGATCATCCGGATTATTTCCCGGACGAAAAAGCGGTGGAGGAGAGTTTTCAGAAGTTTGTCCTTTCCATCCAGCCGGGAGGGTTCTGCATCCTCTGCATGGATGGGAAACACACCCGACGTCTGGCGGGGCTGCTTGCCGAACAACGGCCGGACGTACGGGTCATCCCATACGGTTTTTCCGAACGTGGGATGTTCCGTATCCGCAATGGGGTGGAGCCAGGGACGTACACCCTTGATCTGATCCCCACGCCGTTTCACCTGCCGCTCTCCGGTCCCGCATGGGCGGATGACCTGGTCGGAGCCGCGTTGCTTGCCACCGCGATGCTGCTGGATGCGAAGGATGTGCGGTTGTATCTGCCGGACGATGCCTTGCTGACCGACGAGGTGTTCCCTTCGGTATTTTCTTCCATGCTTTCCGATCTTTCCGCGTTTCCCGGGACGATTGGCAGAATGGAGGTGACCGGAGAGGAAGGCGGGGTGACGTACCTGGATGACTACGCCCACCATCCCACCCAGATCCGGATGGTGCTGGAAAGCCTCAGGGAAACCTATCCGAAACGGCATGTGTTGGTGGTGTTCCGGCCGCATACGGCAAGCCGGACCAAGGCGCTGTTTTCCCCGTTCGTCGCGTCCCTGTCGCTTGCCGACAAGGTGATCGTCCAGAACACCTACGCCTCGGCGCGGAACGATGCCGATGACAGGGGAGGAGACAGCGCAAAGGATCTGGCCAAGGCACTGCAGGAACGGATGCTGACCCACTACCATATTCCCCTGCAGGCGGTGATCTTCGTGGAAAACGACGACCAGGCGGTGGATGTGGCCAGTGGCTGGTTGCTTGACGGCGACCTGTGCGTTACCATGGGGGCGGGAAACAACCGGTTCCTCTCAGAGCGGATCCGGGAGCAAAGGAGAAAGGGATGA
- a CDS encoding TIGR03905 family TSCPD domain-containing protein, producing the protein MKTITYTPHGVCARKITITVDGDTIADVHFDGGCEGNHAGIERLVKGRKVDEVATLLDGTTCGRRPTSCPDQLSKALRHLS; encoded by the coding sequence ATGAAGACCATAACGTATACCCCCCATGGCGTGTGTGCCAGGAAAATTACCATAACGGTCGACGGAGACACCATCGCCGACGTCCATTTTGACGGTGGTTGCGAAGGCAACCATGCCGGCATTGAACGGCTGGTCAAAGGCCGGAAGGTGGACGAAGTGGCCACCCTGCTGGACGGAACGACCTGCGGCAGACGTCCCACCAGTTGTCCTGACCAACTTTCAAAAGCGTTGAGGCACCTTTCGTGA
- a CDS encoding Mur ligase domain-containing protein — protein sequence MKHLVELVQAAGLATSGMEDRSITQLDYDSRSCVAGSLFFAFPGLHSQGADHAQDAMAHGAVAVVADHPLACIPTVVSGEVHKTYALMCAAFFDHPEKHLSLIGVTGTDGKSTTCDDVKQLLEAKGIRCGILGTVYMDDGSGKKDSPYRQSTPEAWYLYQFLSRCVQNGCSVVALECTSHALSDQTARLQGIRYAMAIVTNVTSEHLEFHKTIASYVDAKCNLVRRLVPGGTFVSTTDNGHLSEFLAVLPCGCDAVILHRDVDIKIDGGDGAIYQGTRYPIASTGLPVLCSNALLAAVACGRYTHTPIEQILPLLSRLTPVEGRMEVIPNRLGLRIIIDFAHTADAYHQVMGFLSQSKGEGRMLALFGAAGERDTSKRAPMGREASTYCDALFLTDEDPRMEASAAIDEDIERGMVRPIPVYRIDDRREAIRAMFSYAERGDTLLFLGKGHEHSLEKKGVKYPWNEKETVLAMLKEAEET from the coding sequence GTGAAACATCTTGTGGAACTGGTACAAGCGGCAGGACTTGCCACCTCTGGAATGGAAGATCGCTCCATCACCCAGCTGGACTATGATTCCCGCAGTTGCGTTGCGGGTTCGTTGTTCTTCGCCTTCCCCGGCCTGCACAGCCAGGGGGCTGACCACGCCCAGGACGCCATGGCGCACGGCGCGGTGGCCGTCGTCGCCGATCATCCGCTTGCCTGCATCCCGACGGTGGTATCCGGTGAGGTGCACAAAACGTACGCCTTGATGTGCGCTGCCTTTTTTGACCATCCAGAGAAACACCTCTCCTTGATCGGCGTGACCGGAACGGATGGAAAAAGCACCACCTGTGACGATGTGAAACAACTGTTGGAAGCCAAGGGAATCCGCTGTGGCATTCTGGGAACGGTATACATGGATGACGGCAGTGGCAAGAAGGACAGCCCGTACCGCCAAAGCACCCCGGAGGCATGGTATCTGTACCAGTTCCTGTCCCGATGTGTCCAAAACGGATGTTCGGTGGTGGCGTTGGAATGCACCAGCCATGCGCTCAGTGACCAGACGGCCAGGCTTCAGGGCATCCGGTACGCCATGGCCATCGTGACCAACGTTACCAGCGAACATTTGGAATTTCACAAGACCATCGCTTCCTACGTGGACGCAAAATGCAATCTGGTCCGCCGTCTGGTCCCCGGCGGGACGTTCGTCAGCACAACGGACAACGGACACCTTTCGGAATTCCTCGCCGTCCTCCCCTGTGGGTGCGACGCGGTGATCCTCCACCGGGATGTGGACATCAAGATCGACGGAGGTGATGGGGCAATCTACCAAGGCACGCGGTATCCTATCGCGTCGACGGGACTGCCGGTGCTTTGCTCAAACGCGCTCCTTGCCGCCGTTGCGTGCGGAAGGTACACCCATACCCCGATCGAACAGATTCTTCCTCTTCTGTCCCGGCTTACCCCGGTGGAAGGCAGAATGGAGGTGATCCCCAACCGGCTGGGCCTGAGGATCATCATCGATTTCGCCCACACGGCTGACGCGTACCACCAGGTGATGGGGTTCCTTTCCCAAAGCAAGGGGGAAGGACGGATGCTGGCATTGTTCGGAGCGGCGGGAGAACGGGACACCTCCAAGCGGGCGCCGATGGGTCGTGAGGCCAGCACGTACTGCGACGCGCTGTTCCTCACCGATGAGGATCCACGGATGGAGGCGAGCGCCGCCATCGACGAGGATATCGAGCGGGGCATGGTGCGTCCCATCCCGGTCTATCGCATCGACGACCGCAGGGAGGCGATCCGGGCCATGTTCTCCTACGCAGAGCGAGGGGACACCCTGCTGTTCCTTGGCAAAGGGCATGAGCACTCCCTGGAGAAGAAAGGGGTCAAATACCCATGGAACGAAAAGGAAACCGTCCTGGCCATGCTGAAGGAAGCGGAGGAAACATGA
- the dinB gene encoding DNA polymerase IV, protein MVRTAHMSPLFFHVDMDAFFANVEIRDNPELNGACVLIGRKGKRCVVATASYEARKFGCHSAMPMQEALRRCPQAIVIPPRFDRYSEVSRQIMGIFSQYSDQVTQISIDEAFLDMHGMERLYPSAKDAAMKLKRQVKEETGLTISVGIASSRYIAKMASDYDKPDGLCRVAPGNELKFVDAVGLKKLWGVGSVTQAQLARHHILTTSDLRCYTEESLKTLFGRSMGSFLYLACRGIDPGIYQGEAKSHSISTETTFIEDVTTSDVLEQTLLSMSHEVMFRCLSEHQMARTVSLKLRWPDFSLHESQMTPTENILNAEQVYGYARELLSSHWKEGTPIRLIGLCLGNLYQGEKPLQPELFSDGQEKKRKLELTILKMQEKGQKVIKAATLKDDQT, encoded by the coding sequence ATGGTACGTACCGCCCACATGAGTCCGCTGTTCTTCCACGTTGACATGGATGCGTTCTTCGCCAATGTCGAGATCCGGGACAACCCGGAACTGAACGGGGCCTGCGTGCTGATCGGGCGCAAAGGAAAGCGGTGCGTCGTCGCCACGGCAAGCTATGAGGCAAGAAAATTCGGATGCCACTCGGCAATGCCGATGCAGGAAGCGCTGCGCAGGTGTCCCCAGGCAATTGTCATCCCGCCACGGTTCGACCGGTACAGCGAAGTGAGCAGACAAATCATGGGCATCTTCTCCCAGTATTCCGACCAGGTGACCCAGATTTCCATCGACGAAGCGTTTCTGGACATGCATGGCATGGAGCGGTTGTACCCCAGCGCCAAGGATGCCGCCATGAAACTCAAGCGGCAGGTCAAGGAGGAGACGGGACTTACCATCAGCGTCGGGATCGCCTCCAGCAGATACATCGCCAAGATGGCAAGCGACTACGACAAACCGGATGGACTGTGCCGGGTAGCTCCGGGAAATGAACTGAAGTTCGTCGATGCCGTCGGGCTGAAGAAGCTCTGGGGCGTGGGGAGCGTCACCCAAGCCCAGCTTGCACGCCATCACATCCTCACCACTTCCGATCTCCGTTGTTACACGGAAGAAAGCCTGAAGACATTGTTCGGCCGTTCGATGGGCTCGTTCCTGTACCTCGCCTGCCGTGGCATCGACCCGGGCATCTACCAAGGAGAGGCGAAAAGCCACAGCATCAGCACAGAGACGACGTTCATCGAGGATGTGACCACTTCCGATGTCCTGGAGCAGACGCTCCTTTCCATGAGCCACGAGGTGATGTTCCGCTGCCTCTCCGAGCATCAGATGGCGCGGACGGTCAGTCTGAAACTCCGCTGGCCCGATTTCTCCCTGCATGAAAGCCAAATGACCCCCACGGAAAACATCCTGAACGCCGAGCAGGTCTACGGCTACGCCCGGGAACTCCTCTCATCCCACTGGAAGGAAGGGACGCCGATCCGGTTGATCGGCCTCTGCCTGGGCAACCTGTACCAGGGGGAGAAGCCACTGCAACCGGAGCTGTTCTCCGACGGACAGGAAAAGAAGCGGAAACTGGAACTGACCATCCTGAAAATGCAGGAGAAAGGCCAGAAGGTGATCAAAGCCGCCACGTTGAAGGATGATCAAACGTGA